A DNA window from Bactrocera dorsalis isolate Fly_Bdor unplaced genomic scaffold, ASM2337382v1 BdCtg008, whole genome shotgun sequence contains the following coding sequences:
- the LOC115066106 gene encoding uncharacterized protein LOC115066106 — MDVDMASSSTPTMRSAISAPRAEAAPIAAPRTNTAPAAPRTTTGSTATTAPRQSTPALPADLQLIRCPLCRRPHRLSHCGIFKGMPPMQRQQVAQAHGYCLNCLATSHATQECPSPNRCQICVRAHHTMLHRIPRRDSRRPPAPRTSGNVRRSQRTPVTAYRRRGPSAAESRPWRHNRATSTRRHQLRPQSRRSTGLSSVVATLQQLQRLLG; from the coding sequence ATGGACGTGGATATGGCATCATCGTCAACGCCAACCATGCGTTCGGCAATTTCCGCCCCTCGCGCTGAAGCTGCCCCAATAGCAGCACCCCGGACCAACACTGCACCGGCAGCGCCTCGAACAACAACAGGCTCCACCGCGACAACGGCTCCGCGTCAAAGCACGCCAGCATTACCAGCGGATTTGCAACTAATTCGCTGCCCATTATGCCGCCGCCCTCATCGGCTATCGCACTGCGGTATCTTCAAAGGCATGCCGCCGATGCAACGCCAGCAGGTGGCACAGGCGCACGGGTATTGCCTGAATTGTCTGGCAACTTCCCACGCAACTCAGGAGTGCCCATCACCTAATCGTTGCCAAATCTGTGTGCGGGCTCATCATACGATGCTGCACCGCATTCCCAGACGCGACTCCCGGCGCCCACCGGCTCCTCGCACCAGTGGTAACGTCAGGCGTTCCCAAAGGACTCCTGTGACGGCATACCGCCGCCGCGGACCCTCTGCAGCAGAATCCCGTCCTTGGCGCCATAACCGGGCAACATCAACAAGACGCCATCAGCTTAGGCCGCAATCCCGCCGGTCAACAGGTCTCAGCAGCGTGGTAGCAACGCTCCAGCAGCTACAGCGGCTTCTAGGCTaa